GCCGGAAAAGTCACAGGTAGCCGCTTCGTCTTTTATCGCGGTGCCGGTGCACGTCTTGAGCGGGCATTGATCAACTTCATGATGGATCTTCACCAAGATCAGCACGGCTACACAGAAATCTTGCCACCGCTCATGGTCAATCGTGACTCTATGACAGGAACAGGTCAATTGCCGAAGTTCGAAGAGGATGCGTTTAAGATTGAAGAGACGAACTATTTCCTCGTGCCGACAGCAGAAGTTCCAGTGACGAACATGCACCGTGAAGAAATTTTAGCTGCAGATCAGTTACCAATCGGCTATGCAGCGTATAGCCAATGTTTCCGTTCAGAAGCAGGCTCTGCTGGACGCGATACACGCGGTTTGATCCGTCAGCACCAATTCAATAAAGTCGAACTCGTTCGTTTCGTTAAACCAGAAGAATCTTACGAACAGCTCGAATTGTTAACAGGACAAGCAGAAACAGTCTTGAAAAAGCTGAAGCTGCCGTATCAAGTATTAAGCATGTGTACAGCCGATCTCGGATTCACAGCTGCGAAGAAATACGATATCGAAGTCTGGATGCCAAGCCAAGGCGTTTACCGTGAAATCTCTTCTTGTTCAAACTTTGAAGATTTCCAAGCACGTCGGGCGCAAATTCGTTTCCGCCGCGAAGCGAACGCGAAACCAGAATTCGTTCATACGTTAAACGGTTCTGCTCTTGCAGTTGGTCGGACAGTTGCTGCCATCTTAGAGAACTATCAGCAAGCAGATGGATCAGTTGTTATTCCAGAAGTACTTCGTCCATACATGGGTGGTCTTGAAGTGATTCAAGCTTAAGTCAGAAGGGGGAGTAATCCCCCTTTCTGTATTTTAAAAAGTTTTTTTAGAAAAGGTCTTTACACGTTAAAAGGCAGATGCTATCATAATTAATGTCAGGAAAACAGACAGGTCATCATGATCTGGTAAGAAGTACGGAGGCGTACTCAAGTGGTTTAAGAGAACGGTCTTGAAAACCGTCAGGCGGCGAAAGCCGTGCGTGGGTTCGAATCCCACCGCCTCCTCCATTTTTATTTTTTTGACAACGACATGCACGTTTTATAGCTTGGAGGCGTACTCAAGTGGTTTAAGAGAACGGTCTTGAAAACCGTCAGGCGGCGAAAGCCGTGCGTGGGTTCGAATCCCACCGCCTCCTCCACTTCTTTTTTTTTACCCAAAAATAACAATAATCATGGAGTCGTACCCAAGTCCGGCTGAAGGGGACGGACTCGAAATCCGTTAGGGGTCGCAAGGCTCGCGTGGGTTCGAATCCCACCGACTCCGCTTTTTATGAAGCATCTCCATGTTGAGGTGCTTTTTTGTTGCATCGATTTCTTCGTGCGTGCTATGGTTGCCTACGTGAAAAACGAAGAAGAGGTGGACGAAATGAACGAACAAACAAAAGAATCGTTGCTTTCGCATTATGCGATGACGATGACATATGTAAAAGACTTGGAACAAATTTCAGAAGAGGCATGGCGGACATCGTATGCGGAGGGTAAGTGGACGGTTGCTGAAATCATCGGTCATTTATCGCCATGGGATCGTTTCATGGTCGCAGAACGTATCCCGTACTTGCTCGCGGGGGAACCATTCCGTGTCGCACCGGATAGCCAAGCCGTTAATGAGGAAGCAGCGAAGATGAGCCGTGAGCAGCAACGGATCTTGACGATTGATGAGTTTTTAGTCAGCCGTGACTTATTGCGTCGTGCCGTCGAATTGATTCCGGAAGATCGCCTGCAGGACAAGGTCGTCATTAAAGACAAAGAGTTGACGATCGGTCAATTCCTTGGAGCGATGACGCAACATGATTTACACCATATGAAACAAATCAATCAAGTGATTGGTTAATGCGAGGGAGATGCGAGACGCGTCTCCTTTTTTGTACAAAAAAAGATCTACCTAAAAGGCAGATCTAGTGAGTTAGCGTGTATTGGCAATGCGAGCAACTTCGAGTTGCTTTTCAATCTTCGCGAGAATCCGGTCGATGGATTCTGGCTCGTTCAGTAGATCGTATTCATCAATCGACAAACGGAGTACTGGGCAAATCGTGAAGTTATTGATCCAGTTCGTATACCGTTCATACATCTCTTCCCAATATTCGATTGGTGTCTGTTGTTCCATCTCGCGTCCGCGGAGGCGAATCCGTTCAAGGACTTGCTCGAACGAACCTTCGAGATAGATCAAGAGATCTGGATGTGGGAAGAATGGTGTCATGACCATCGCATCAAACAAACTTGAATATGTTTCATAGTCCGTTGGAGACATCGTTCCTTTTTCGAAATGCATCTTAGCAAAGATTCCTGTATCTTCATAAATCGAACGGTCTTGGATGAAACCACCGCCGTATTGGAAAATTCGCTTTTGCTCCTTGAAGCGTTCAGCCAGGAAATAGATTTGGAGATGGAAGCTCCAGCGTTCGAAATCATGATAAAATTTATCCAAGTAAGGATTCGTATCGACTTTTTCGAGTGACGTCCGGAAACCAAGGGCATCTGCTAATCCGTTTGTGATCGTTGATTTACCGATCCCGACCATACCGCCGATCGTAATGACGGCATCTGCCGGGATGTTGTATTTTTCGCGTAGCTTCAAGTTCATGCGTGGTTCGCTCCTTCATATAATTCGTTCCGGATTGTCGTTAAGACATACTCGAGATCTTCCGGTCGCTTGACGAAGTCGAGTGCATCCCCGTCGAAACGGATGATTTTGACTTCCGGATGTTTGGCTTGGTATTCCGTGACGAATGTCTCGTAATCCTCTGCCAATTGTTCGAGATAAGCACGTGACATATTTTCTTCGATTTCTCGTCCGCGTAGCGCAACACGTTTCATCAAGGTGTCGATGCTTGCGTTCAAGTAGATGACAGCATCCGGTTTTGGCATGTCTGTCGTCAGGATCGAATAGATTTGTTCATACTTCTCGAGATGCTCTACTTTGAGAGAGCGGTGTGCAAAGATTAAGTTCTTAAAGATATGGTAATCAGCAACGACAGAGCGTTGTTTACTGAGGTAATGACGTTCGATATCATCGAGTTGTTTGAAGCGATTGCACAAGAAGAACATTTCCGTCTGGAAGCTCCATTCTTCGATATCTTCATAGAACTTTCCAAGAAAGGGATTTTCTTCGACGATTTCGCGTAACATAGAAAAAGAGAAATGGTGACTGATGGCGTTCGCAAGTGATGTTTTGCCTACACCAATCGGTCCTTCAACCGTTATGAACATATACAATGACCCTCCGTTCAGCAAAGTGCAATTTATATTTTAGCACAAAGAAGTACGACTTGCTGAAGTTTCAAAAGGAGAATTTTTTTAGAGTGAGGAGTATCATCGATGGAACGACAGGAACACTATATGCGCCTTGCGATTGAAGAGGCGAAAAAGGCAGAAGCGATCGGTGAAGTTCCGATCGGATGTGTCATTGTCAAAGATGATGAAGTCATCGCGACCGGTTACAATCACCGGGAAACGGATCAACAGGCGACGGCACATGCCGAGTTGATCGCGATTGAGGAAGCGTGCCGAAAGCTCGGGAACTGGCGACTTGAAGGATGTGAGCTTTACGTAACACTCGAACCGTGTCCGATGTGTGCTGGGGCAATCATGTTATCGCGAATCGAACATGTCATCTTTGGTGCTGTTGATCCGAAGGGTGGATGTTGTGGGACGCTGATGAATCTAGTGCAAGACGATCGGTTCAATCATGTCTCACAGCTGACGAGCGGTATATTAGAAAAAGAGTGTGGTGAGATGTTGACGCTGTTCTTTCGGGAACTACGTGCGAAAAAGAAAGCACGAAAGCGGGCAATGGGTTGCATCACACCAGATGAAACAGTATAATGAAAAAGCACTGAAACAAGGTGCCACTAAAAATCGATAAACCATTTGCCGTGCTAGGTGGGGATGTAGCGGTTCCCTGTCACTCGCAATCCGCTATAGCGAGACTGAATTCCATGTCGAGGGATATGATTGGTGTGGTCTGCCTCACGTAAGTAGCGTTGACGTTTGAGTCCTGCGCAACAGATACCCATGAACCAGGTCAGGTCCGGAAGGAAGCAGCCTTAAGTGGTGCTCTCTGTGTGTTGCAGGGGTGCTTGGACTGAGCAGGCTGCGTGAGTAACGCATGTTGAACATATTTCAGAATATGGTGCGCGGCAGTTTAATTTTTAAAGACAAGTCTACAGCCGGTTTCGGTTGTAGACTTTTTTAGGTAAAATAGAATGAGGAACTTAAAAAGAGGAGGCGCAAACTTGGCCTATCAAGCACTATACCGCGTATACCGTCCACAACGATTCGACGAAGTCGTTGGACAAGCGCATATCACCCGTACGATCCAAAATGCATTGATGGAGGGACGGATGTCCCACGCCTATCTATTTTCGGGTCCTCGGGGAACAGGGAAGACGAGTCTTGCCAAAATCATTGCCAAAGCAATCAACTGTGAGCATGCTCCGGTCAAAGAACCGTGTAATACATGTCCGACGTGTCTTGCGATTACGGAAGGATCAAGTCCGGACGTCTTCGAAATCGATGCGGCTTCGAATAACGGCGTAGATGAGATTCGGGAAATCCGGGATAAAGTCAAATATCCCCCTTCAGAAGCAGCCTATAAAGTCTATATCATTGATGAAGTGCATATGTTGTCGACAGGTGCCTTTAATGCACTGCTTAAAACACTAGAAGAACCGCCGGCGCACGCCATCTTCATCTTAGCAACGACCGAACCACATAAAATTCCGGCGACGATCATCTCGCGTTGCCAACGTTTCGATGTGAAGCGGCATGAAGTCGAGCAACTCGTAGAGCGGATGCAATATATCTTAAAAGACCAATCGATTGAATATTCGGATACGGCCTTACGATTGATTGCCCGAGCGGCAGATGGTGGTATGCGTGATGCACTGAGTTTACTCGATCAAGCGGTCGCTTTTTCAAACGGTGATCTGAACGATGCGGCTGTCCTTGAAGTAACAGGTGCGGTAGAAGATGAAGCATTACTGAACATTGCCAGTGCCTTGCATGAACATCAAGTCGATCAGTTATTACAGACGCTTGAGACGATGCAACGAGCGGGAAAAGACTTGAAGCGATTCGTAGAGGATCTCGTCTTCTTTTACCGGGACACGTTGTTGTTGAAAGCCTCTCCTACAGCTGTCGACTTGCTAGAGCGTGCTCGCCCGACGGATGAGTTCAAACAATTCATTGAATCGATTGAAGCAGAGACGTGTTTTACGATCATTGATCAGTTACATGACTGCCAACAACAGATGCGATTGACGAACCACCCTCGGGTACTCGTTGAGATTGCCTTCATTCAAATCGCGGAACAAGGGAGAACGACGGGACAGATCGTCCAATCGTTGCAACAGGAAGTCCGCGAAATGAAAGAACAGATGCACCAGTGGAAGTCAAATGGTGTTCCAGCTCAAGAAGCAGCAACGCCGCAAGCGCAACCGAAGCGCAAACAAGGACGACCAACCGTGCGGATCGCGAAAGAGCGTATTCGTCAAATGTTAGGACGGGCAGAGAAAGCCCAATTGCGTGAAATTCAAGAACGGTGGGACCACATCTTGAAGTGGATCCTAAAAGAGGATGGACCAATCTATTCATTACTCCATGAGAGTAAACCTGTTCTTTGTTCAGCGGATACGTTGCTAATTGAATTTGACGACGGTAAAGGATGGCACTTTGAACAGGTCATGACGAATGAACGAACTCGTTTCGTCATTGAAGAAGCGTTATATGAAGTGTGCGGCGTCAAACGCGAAATTTTAGCGATTCTTTCAAAGGATTGGCATGAACTGAAAGCAGAGTTTGTTGCTAAGCGAAATAGTAGTAGTATAGAAGAGAAGGAAACAAAACAAGAATCGGAGAGCGATCAGTTATTGTCCGAGACGCTTGGTCGTTTTGGTGATATCGTAGAGTTCGAAGATTAAATTCGAGGAGGAATACAGATGCGCGGAATGGGAAACATGAACAATATGATGAAACAGATGCAAAAGATGCAAAAGGATATGGCGAAAGCACAAGAAGAGCTAAAAGACTTAACAGTAACAGGTACAGCAGGCGGGGAAATGGTCTCAGTCGTTGCAGATGGTCATAAAAATATCGTAGATGTCATCATTAAAGAAGAAGTCGTTGATCCAGATGATGTTGAAATGATTCAAGATCTCGTCTTAGCGGCAACAAATGATGCTTTGAAAAAGGTCGATGAACTCGTATCAAGTAAAATGGGGAAATTCACACAAGGTATGAATCTGCCGGGAATGTTTTAATTCGTAGGAGGAAACCACTTGCAATATCCTGAAGCGATTAGTCGTTTGATCGAAAGTTTTACGAAACTACCAGGGATTGGTCCGAAGACAGCAGTGCGTCTAGCATTTCATGTCCTGGATATGGAAGAAGACGATGTCTTGATGTTCGGTAAGGCTTTAGTCAGTGCGAAGCGTGATATTGCTTACTGTAGTGTTTGCGGGAATATCACGGATCAAGATCCTTGTTATGTATGTACAGATAAACATCGGAATCGTACAATCGTCTGTGTCGTTCAAGATTCAAGAGATGTCATTGCGATGGAAAAGATGCGAGATTATCAAGGGTTGTATCATGTCTTGCATGGAGCAATCAGTCCAATGGAAGGGATCGGTCCAGAAGATATTAACGTATCGAGTCTTTTGACACGTCTTCAAGCGGATGAAGAGATCACGGAAATCATTCTTGCAACCAATCCGAATATTGAAGGGGAAGCGACGGCGATGTATTTATCGCGTCTCTTAAAACCGACGGGTATTCGGATTACGCGGATTGCCCACGGTCTTCCAGTAGGGGGAGATCTTGAATACGCGGATGAAGTGACGTTATCTCGTGCAATGGAGGGACGCCGCGAACTATGAGTTGGTTTCGAAAAAAAATTCGCAGTGAGTACGACCAGCGTTTGTTAGAAGAATTAGCAAAAGCAAAAGAAGATTATTTAATGAAGCGTCATCTCTTAGAAATCAGCTACGATGACTACGGTGATTTAGAAGCACAAATGAAATTAGCGGAATCACTGTATTTCTTCTATATAAGCGAAGCAAAAAGAAGACGCGTCTCATTGATGATGAAGTAAACCGCAGCCATTCTTGTCTGCGGTTTTTATATGCTTAAAAAAACTATAAATTATTTTGATAAAGTAGTTGCGCCTGTCTAATTATCGTGATATATTAATTCATGTCCTTAAGAGGACGAGCGCTTACAGCAAACAAGTAAAAAACAATTTCAAAAAAGTTGTTGACTTCTTGTTTCAGACTTGGTATTCTAATTGAGTCGCCAAAACAGGCGCGGACGAACTTTGAAAACTGAACGATGAGGCAAAAAACGTATTCTACGGAATACAAAAATGAATGAAGCGCAAGCTTCGTCAATCGTGACTTCGGTCACACAACGAGCAAGTCAAACACTTCATGGAGAGTTTGATCCTGGCTCAGGACGAACGCTGGCGGCGTGCCTAATACATGCAAGTCGAGCGCAGGAAACTGACGGAACTCTTCGGAGGGAAGGCAGTGGAATGAGCGGCGGACGGGTGAGTAACACGTAAGGAACCTGCCTCAAGGATTGGGATAACTCCGAGAAATCGGAGCTAATACCGGATAGTTCAACGGACCGCATGGTCCGCTGATGAAAGGCGCTCCGGCGTCACCTTGAGATGGCCTTGCGGTGCATTAGCTAGTTGGTGGGGTAACGGCCCACCAAGGCGACGATGCATAGCCGACCTGAGAGGGTGATCGGCCACACTGGGACTGAGACACGGCCCAGACTCCTACGGGAGGCAGCAGTAGGGAATCTTCCACAATGGACGAAAGTCTGATGGAGCAACGCCGCGTGAGTGATGAAGGTTTTCGGATCGTAAAACTCTGTTGTAAGGGAAGAACACGTACGAGAGGTAATGCTCGTACCTTGACGGTACCTTACGAGAAAGCCACGGCTAACTACGTGCCAGCAGCCGCGGTAATACGTAGGTGGCAAGCGTTGTCCGGAATTATTGGGCGTAAAGCGCGCGCAGGCGGCCTTTTAAGTCTGATGTGAAAGCCCCCGGCTCAACCGGGGAGGGCCATTGGAAACTGGAAGGCTTGAGTACAGAAGAGAAGAGTGGAATTCCACGTGTAGCGGTGAAATGCGTAGAGATGTGGAGGAACACCAGTGGCGAAGGCGACTCTTTGGTCTGTAACTGACGCTGAGGCGCGAAAGCGTGGGGAGCAAACAGGATTAGATACCCTGGTAGTCCACGCCGTAAACGATGAGTGCTAGGTGTTGGGGGGTTTCCGCCCCTCAGTGCTGAAGCTAACGCATTAAGCACTCCGCCTGGGGAGTACGGCCGCAAGGCTGAAACTCAAAGGAATTGACGGGGACCCGCACAAGCGGTGGAGCATGTGGTTTAATTCGAAGCAACGCGAAGAACCTTACCAACTCTTGACATCCCATTGACCGCTTGAGAGATCAAGTTTTCCCTTCGGGGACAATGGTGACAGGTGGTGCATGGTTGTCGTCAGCTCGTGTCGTGAGATGTTGGGTTAAGTCCCGCAACGAGCGCAACCCCTATCCTTAGTTGCCAGCATTTAGTTGGGCACTCTAGGGAGACTGCCGGTGACAAACCGGAGGAAGGTGGGGATGACGTCAAATCATCATGCCCCTTATGAGTTGGGCTACACACGTGCTACAATGGACGGTACAAAGGGCAGCGAGACCGCGAGGTGGAGCCAATCCCATAAAGCCGTTCCCAGTTCGGATTGCAGGCTGCAACTCGCCTGCATGAAGTCGGAATCGCTAGTAATCGCAGGTCAGCATACTGCGGTGAATACGTTCCCGGGTCTTGTACA
This window of the Exiguobacterium acetylicum genome carries:
- the recR gene encoding recombination mediator RecR — protein: MQYPEAISRLIESFTKLPGIGPKTAVRLAFHVLDMEEDDVLMFGKALVSAKRDIAYCSVCGNITDQDPCYVCTDKHRNRTIVCVVQDSRDVIAMEKMRDYQGLYHVLHGAISPMEGIGPEDINVSSLLTRLQADEEITEIILATNPNIEGEATAMYLSRLLKPTGIRITRIAHGLPVGGDLEYADEVTLSRAMEGRREL
- a CDS encoding deoxynucleoside kinase, whose amino-acid sequence is MFITVEGPIGVGKTSLANAISHHFSFSMLREIVEENPFLGKFYEDIEEWSFQTEMFFLCNRFKQLDDIERHYLSKQRSVVADYHIFKNLIFAHRSLKVEHLEKYEQIYSILTTDMPKPDAVIYLNASIDTLMKRVALRGREIEENMSRAYLEQLAEDYETFVTEYQAKHPEVKIIRFDGDALDFVKRPEDLEYVLTTIRNELYEGANHA
- a CDS encoding YaaL family protein; this translates as MSWFRKKIRSEYDQRLLEELAKAKEDYLMKRHLLEISYDDYGDLEAQMKLAESLYFFYISEAKRRRVSLMMK
- a CDS encoding deoxynucleoside kinase encodes the protein MNLKLREKYNIPADAVITIGGMVGIGKSTITNGLADALGFRTSLEKVDTNPYLDKFYHDFERWSFHLQIYFLAERFKEQKRIFQYGGGFIQDRSIYEDTGIFAKMHFEKGTMSPTDYETYSSLFDAMVMTPFFPHPDLLIYLEGSFEQVLERIRLRGREMEQQTPIEYWEEMYERYTNWINNFTICPVLRLSIDEYDLLNEPESIDRILAKIEKQLEVARIANTR
- the tadA gene encoding tRNA adenosine(34) deaminase TadA, translating into MERQEHYMRLAIEEAKKAEAIGEVPIGCVIVKDDEVIATGYNHRETDQQATAHAELIAIEEACRKLGNWRLEGCELYVTLEPCPMCAGAIMLSRIEHVIFGAVDPKGGCCGTLMNLVQDDRFNHVSQLTSGILEKECGEMLTLFFRELRAKKKARKRAMGCITPDETV
- a CDS encoding YbaB/EbfC family nucleoid-associated protein translates to MRGMGNMNNMMKQMQKMQKDMAKAQEELKDLTVTGTAGGEMVSVVADGHKNIVDVIIKEEVVDPDDVEMIQDLVLAATNDALKKVDELVSSKMGKFTQGMNLPGMF
- the serS gene encoding serine--tRNA ligase; translated protein: MIDIKRLRQDFDAIQEKLAHRGEDLTDMNRFLALDEKRRELIARTEVLKAERNEATKKIAELKRNKENADEAIAAMRSVGDEIKTLDDELRDVEATLNQLLLGIPNIPHDSVPVGSSEDDNVVLREVGDKPAFDFEAVPHWDLMEQLKIVDVERAGKVTGSRFVFYRGAGARLERALINFMMDLHQDQHGYTEILPPLMVNRDSMTGTGQLPKFEEDAFKIEETNYFLVPTAEVPVTNMHREEILAADQLPIGYAAYSQCFRSEAGSAGRDTRGLIRQHQFNKVELVRFVKPEESYEQLELLTGQAETVLKKLKLPYQVLSMCTADLGFTAAKKYDIEVWMPSQGVYREISSCSNFEDFQARRAQIRFRREANAKPEFVHTLNGSALAVGRTVAAILENYQQADGSVVIPEVLRPYMGGLEVIQA
- the dnaX gene encoding DNA polymerase III subunit gamma/tau — translated: MAYQALYRVYRPQRFDEVVGQAHITRTIQNALMEGRMSHAYLFSGPRGTGKTSLAKIIAKAINCEHAPVKEPCNTCPTCLAITEGSSPDVFEIDAASNNGVDEIREIRDKVKYPPSEAAYKVYIIDEVHMLSTGAFNALLKTLEEPPAHAIFILATTEPHKIPATIISRCQRFDVKRHEVEQLVERMQYILKDQSIEYSDTALRLIARAADGGMRDALSLLDQAVAFSNGDLNDAAVLEVTGAVEDEALLNIASALHEHQVDQLLQTLETMQRAGKDLKRFVEDLVFFYRDTLLLKASPTAVDLLERARPTDEFKQFIESIEAETCFTIIDQLHDCQQQMRLTNHPRVLVEIAFIQIAEQGRTTGQIVQSLQQEVREMKEQMHQWKSNGVPAQEAATPQAQPKRKQGRPTVRIAKERIRQMLGRAEKAQLREIQERWDHILKWILKEDGPIYSLLHESKPVLCSADTLLIEFDDGKGWHFEQVMTNERTRFVIEEALYEVCGVKREILAILSKDWHELKAEFVAKRNSSSIEEKETKQESESDQLLSETLGRFGDIVEFED
- a CDS encoding DinB family protein, with amino-acid sequence MNEQTKESLLSHYAMTMTYVKDLEQISEEAWRTSYAEGKWTVAEIIGHLSPWDRFMVAERIPYLLAGEPFRVAPDSQAVNEEAAKMSREQQRILTIDEFLVSRDLLRRAVELIPEDRLQDKVVIKDKELTIGQFLGAMTQHDLHHMKQINQVIG